CTTCTTGGGCGCGGCCCGCCGCCGTCCGCCTTCGCCGCCATCGAAAGTTTGCAGCAGTCCCTCCACCACTACCAGCCGGCCCTGGGCGAGGAAGGGCATAGCGCCGGCCATGGCGATGAGCTTGTCCATGGTCAGATCGCCGGCGGAGACCCGATGGCTGTTGGCCTCCAGAACCTCGGGAGGGCCAACCTGCGTCTTGAGGGGCGCCAGGGCCTCCTCTATAAGGAAGGAATCGCCATAGAAAACCAGGATAGGCATAGCGGCCTCTACGATAGCACAACTGAGGGCTGGCGGGACGGGTGAAGGGACGCTATGCTTAGGAGGATATGGAGATAGCCCTCATTGGTCTGCCCAGCAGCGGCAAGACCACCTTATTTAATGTATTGACCGGCGGCGCGCAGCAAGCGCCCGTAAGAGGCAAAGCAGGCATAGGCGTAGCAAAGATCCTTGACACGCGCCTGGACGCTTTATCCAAAGTTTTCAACCCCAAGAAGACCACCTTCGCCGAAATCACCTTTTGGGATATCCCGGCGGCAGTGGGCGAGGACGGGCAGCAGCGGGCCATAGGCGGGCAGTTCTTAAACCAGCTTCAGAGCGCCGACGCCTTTTTGCATGTGGTACGGGCCTTTGACGACCCGACGGTGCCTCATTCTCAGGGCAGCGTCGACCCTCTAAGAGACCTGGAGGCCCTGGACGCGGAGCTGGCTTTCTCAGACCTGGCTATCTTAGAACGTCGAGTCCAGCGCATCGCCGACTCGTTAAAGGGGGCCAGGGGCAACGAGCGGGAACAGCTGCTGCGGGAGCAGCCCTTGATTCAGCGAGTGAAGGAGTCCTTGGAAAAGGACGTGCCCCTGCGGCAGCAGACTTTCACGGGAGAAGAGTCCAAAACCCTGGCCAACTACCAGCTTCTGACCAGCAAGCCGCAACTTATCGTGATGAACATCGGCGAGGAAGACCTGGGGGACCAGGCGCGGGCGGACAAGCTGTCGGCCCAGGCCAGCGAGAAGCACGGGATGAGGGCGCTGGCGGTGTGCGGGAAGCTGGAGAGCGAGCTGTCGCAGCTATCAGCGGAGGAGCAGCGGGAGTTCCGCCAGTCCCTGGGGGCGGGCGAGTCAGCGGTGGGCCGGTTGGTGCGCGAGTGCCTGGAGATGGTGGGTATGAGCACCTTCCTCACCGTCGGCCCGGACGAGGTGCGGGGGTGGGTGATAAATAAGGAGATGGCGGCGGTGAAGGCCGCGGGAAGGATACACTCGGACATCGAGCGGGGATTTATTCGGGCCGAGGTGGTGTCTTACGACGACTTCATGGCCTGCGGATCGCTGGCGGAGGCACGAAAGCGGGGCGTGCTGCGGTCGGAGGGCAAGACCTACCCCGTGAAAGACGGGGATATTATCAACTTCCTGTTCAGTGTCTAAGCCCCACCTGCTCCCAACCACCCACTAGGCTAAACGCGCCGCATTTGTCTTCGGATGACTACTCCTGAAAAGCTGCTTGGCGCGGACCTGTTGGACCTATGGGGGTTAACCCTCATAGGCGACCCCTTTTTAATCAACTCTGACCCGGTTCCCTGAACACCGACAGGCACAGTCCTGGGTGCTAGCACCTGAAAGTATTCCAGGTATACCCCCCATGGGATGTCGTGTTGGCACCACAAATTAAGGTGGTAACCCACTGGGGTAGACTCTCCAAAGTGCCGATACTCTCCTCCAAGCGATAGCAACCCACCGATACAGGGCGCAAAAAGTTAAACCGCCCGAAGTCCGAGTAGGGGTCGCATCCCGGAGGAATAGCATGAGACTGAGGATTGGACGCATTCACCTTGCAGGCCTGTCCCTGGACTGGCTTGTCCTTGCGTCACAAGTCTGCATTTTGGATGGTTCCGAGGGTGTCCCCCAGGATATTCTCTCCGCCGCCAGCAAAGAGATCCTCAGACGAATTAGGGACGCGGGCGAATTCGATATAACCCCTCGGGAAGTCCTGCTCTCTTTCTTAAAGCCTGCCCTGGCGACGCAAGGCCATTGCAGATGCCCCTCCTGCCGCGCTCGATGCGCGGTGTGCAGGGCCGTCCACCAGCCCCCCCGCCAGCAAAGAGCAGGCCGGGAACAACTAGGCAACGCAGAGCTCTAACTTAAATATCTTAACCTCTTGTCAACTATCCAGCATGGCTATCGGAGGCCCAAGTGCGCCTTTACTGCCCGCTGGACTTGGCTAACAAACTCGAGGGTAAGAGAACCTCTATAGCGCAACAGCCGGACTTTATCCACGGTGCGAATCTGGTCAGCTTTAGCACGTGAAGCCACTGTTAGACCACCTGCCCCCTTAGGTAGAAAAGCATTGTACGGATACACCTTCTTTGAAGGCTGACCAGTAATGGGAACTACAGTTACGGTTTGAGAGTAACGGTTATTGATATCATTTGAGACTATTACTGCTGGCCGGGTCTTGCCTATTTCTGCTCCAATGCTCGGGTCCATCTGGACATCAAAAATATCCCCACACCGAGGAAAGTCTCTTTCTGATTGGGATGACATTTAGGATTCAGTGTTAAAGGTCAGCCTAATGAGGCCACTTTTCTAAAGTAATTTTTTCCCACTCCGCATTAATCTGCGCCCCCTCTTCTCTTTCTGCTATATAGCCCTCAATCATTTCCTGCTCAAACTCCTTTTGC
This portion of the SAR202 cluster bacterium genome encodes:
- the ychF gene encoding redox-regulated ATPase YchF, with protein sequence MEIALIGLPSSGKTTLFNVLTGGAQQAPVRGKAGIGVAKILDTRLDALSKVFNPKKTTFAEITFWDIPAAVGEDGQQRAIGGQFLNQLQSADAFLHVVRAFDDPTVPHSQGSVDPLRDLEALDAELAFSDLAILERRVQRIADSLKGARGNEREQLLREQPLIQRVKESLEKDVPLRQQTFTGEESKTLANYQLLTSKPQLIVMNIGEEDLGDQARADKLSAQASEKHGMRALAVCGKLESELSQLSAEEQREFRQSLGAGESAVGRLVRECLEMVGMSTFLTVGPDEVRGWVINKEMAAVKAAGRIHSDIERGFIRAEVVSYDDFMACGSLAEARKRGVLRSEGKTYPVKDGDIINFLFSV
- a CDS encoding type II toxin-antitoxin system PemK/MazF family toxin; this encodes MSSQSERDFPRCGDIFDVQMDPSIGAEIGKTRPAVIVSNDINNRYSQTVTVVPITGQPSKKVYPYNAFLPKGAGGLTVASRAKADQIRTVDKVRLLRYRGSLTLEFVSQVQRAVKAHLGLR